The Pseudonocardia broussonetiae DNA segment GCCGTCGGTGACGTCGATCGTCACCGCCTCCACGCCCAGCTCCGCCGCGGCCGCGGCCCCCTTCGCCGCGTCCCGCGCACCCACCAGCACCGTCCAGCCCAGCGCGGCGAGCCGCTGCGCGGCCGTGCGGCCGAGTCCCTTGTTCGCCCCGGTCACCAGGGCCACCGTCGTCTCCGTCATGCGGTCCACCGTGCGCCCGCCGACGGGGCCGGTGCCACCGCGCAGGCAGGGACGGTCGGTACCACCCTCGGACCGCGCGGGCGCGGCATGCTGGGAGCCATGGACCGCACCGAGCTCGCCGCGGCGCTGCGCACGTGGCGCGAGCGCCTGGACCCCGTCGACGTCGGGCTGCCGGCCGGCGTCCGCCGCCGCGTCCGGGGCCTGCGGCGCGAGGAGGTGGCGCAGCTCGCCGGCGTGTCCGTCGACTACGTGACGCGCCTGGAGCAGGGCCGCGGGCCGCACCCGTCCGAGTCGGTCGTGGCCGCGCTGGCCCGCGCCCTGCGCGTGTCCGACGCCGAGCGCGAGCACCTCTACCGCCTCGCCGGCGCGGTGCCGCCCGGCCCCGGGCGCATCCGCAGCGCGGTGCGGCCCAGCGTCGCCCGGCTCATGGACCGCTTCACCGACCTGCCCGCGTTCCTCATGGACGCCAAGCTCGACGTGCTGCTGTGGAACCCGATGGCCGCCGCGCTGCTCGGCGACCTCTCCGCCCTGCCCCCGGCCGAGCGCAACGCCGCGCGGCAGTCGTTCACCGGGCCGTGGCGGTGGGAGGAGGACCCCGACCGCGAGCGCCTCGACCGCGCGATGGTCTCCGACCTGCGCCGCACGGCCGCCCGCTACCCCGACGACCCCGGCCTGCGCCGCCTGGTCGCCGACCTGCGGGCCGCCAGCCCGGTGTTCGCGCGGCTGTGGGACCTGCGCGAGCTCGACGAGCGCCACGGCGACACCAAGACGATCCGCCACCGCGAGCTCGGCCCGCTCTCGCTCGACTGCAACTCCCTGCTCGTGCACGCCGACGACCAGATCCTGCTCGTCTACTCCGCCGCGCCCGGGACGCCCGAGGCGCAGGCCCTGGACCTGCTGCGGGTCCTCGGACTGCAGAACGTCGGTTAAGCTCCGCCGGTGGCCTCCGACCTGGCGTTCGACGCACTCGCGGATCCGGTGCGGCGCGAGATCCTCGCCGTGCTCGCCGGACGCGACGAGTGCAGCGCGGGCGAGCTGTCCGCCGCGATCTCCCGCGTCGGGCGCACGGCCGTCTCCAGCCACCTGCGCGTGCTGCGCACGGCGGGCCTGATCACCGAGCGGCGCACGGGCCGCTTCCGCATGTACTCCGTCGATCCCACGGGCCCGGCGCAGGACGTCATCCGCCTGCTGCAGGAGCTGTTCCAGTCCTCGCTCGACGCGGCCCGCGACGCCGCCGAGTCCACCACCGGTACGGACCGCCGAGCCATGTGATGGGCGGTCTCGCCCTGCACGCGCAGACGCGGATCGAGTCGCCACCCGACGCGGTGTTCTCCCTGTTCGGAGCCGGTAGCGGCGCGGGCTGGCTGTTCGACGCCATGTGCGACCGGCTCGGCGTCGGCGCCGCGGTGTCGATGCAGGCGCCGCTGGGCGGGGAGAGCGTGGCGCTGCTGGGCCGGATCACCGCGCTGCGCGCGCCCGGCTCCTCCCCCGGCCGGATCGACGTCCGGCTCGACCAGCCCTGGTCGGGGCGCCTGCGCGTGCTGTTCGAGCGCGACGGCACCGGCACGCGCGTCCGCGTCGTCACCGACCTCGACGACGCCGGTCTGGCCTGGCTCATGCGCCGCCGCGGCCATCCGGTGCCCGACCGGCACGGCCCCGACGAGCACCGCCTCGGGCTGCTCACCAGCAAGTCCGGGCTGGGCAGCGTGTTCGCCGGGGCCACCGAGAACATGGCGCAGATGGCCGTCGACGAGGTCAACGCCGACGGCGGCATCCGCGGGCGCCCACTGCACCTGGTCGTCGGCGACGACGCCACCGACGCCGCGACGGGCGCGGCCGAGGCCCACCGGCTGGTGCGGGCGGGGTGCCGCACGCTGCTGGCCACCACGACGTCGGCGACGTTCGCGCGCGCCGCCGCCGAGCTGGGCCCGTCGGGCGTGCTGCTGGTGCAGACGCTGATGAACGAGGGCGGGCTGGGCAGCGAGCTGTGCGTGCAGCTCGGGGAGCGGCCGGGTGCCCAGCTCGAGGCCGCCGCCGGTCCCCTGATGCGGGCGGCGGGCGGGCGCCGCTGGTTCCTCGCCGGCAACGACTACGTGTGGCCGCACGTGGTGCACGCCGTCGCGTGGCGGGTGCTCACCGAGCGCCGGGCGACGATCGTCGGCGAGGGGCTCGCCCCGCTCGGGACGCGCGACTTCAGCCCGCTCATCGAGCGGATCCTCGCCTCCGGCGCCGACGTCGTGCTGTCGTCGTTCGTCGGGGCCGACCTCGTCGCGTTCGAGCGCCAGTGCCACGCGATGGGCGTCCGCGCGCGCTGCCGCTCCCTCGCGCTGACCCTCGAGGAGAACACCCGCGAGCGGATCGGCGACGCCGCGTCGGCCGGGCTGTGGGGCGTCTCGGGCTACTTCGAGGAGCTCCCCGGCGACGCCAACCGCGACTTCCGGCGGCGCTACCGCGAGGCCCACGGCCGGTTCGCGCCGCCGCTGTCGAGCATCTCGGAGTCGGCGTACGAGGCGGTGCACCTCTACGCGGCGGCGGCCCGGCGGGCCGGGGAGGACGAGCCGCGGGTGATCGCCAGGGAGCTGCGGTCGAGCCGGGCCTCCTTCCCCCGCGGGCCGGTCACCGTCACCGGTCCGGAGACCGTGCGGCAGGACCTGTTCGTCGCCGAGGCCGTGGCGGGCGGTTTCGCCGTGAGTCCGTCGCGTTAACGATCTTGCCGACGTGCCACTACCTATTGACATGTGTGGATAGGGCTCAATAGGTTCGCGCTCTCACCCCTCCGGAGGTAGAACGCCATGCCCTTGCGCCCCCCTGAACCCGACGACCTCGCGAAGGCCGCCCAGCAGTACGGGCTGGGCCTCGACGACGCCGACCTCGCCTCGTTCTCGCCGATGGTCAACGGGCTGCTCGCGTCGTGGGACGCGGTCGAGGAGCTCTACGCCGCGTCGGCGCCCGCGATGCCCGAGCGACCCTGGACCCGTCCCGAGGCCGCCGACAACCCCTACAACGCCTGGTACGTCACGACGTCGATCACCGGCTCGGGCGAGGGCCCGCTGGCGGGGAAGACCGTGGCGGTCAAGGACAACACCGCCGTCGCGGGCGTCCCGATGATGAACGGCTCGAAGACGATGGAGGGCTACACGCCGCTGCGCGACGCCACCATCGTCACGCGCCTGCTCGACGCGGGCGCCACCATCGCGGGGAAGTCGGTCTGCGAGGACCTCTGCTTCTCCGGCGGCTCGCACACCTCCCGCACCGGCGCCGTGCGCAACCCGTGGAACGAGACCCACTCCACCGGCGGCTCGTCGTCGGGCAGCGCGGCGCTCGTCGCCTCGGGCCTGGTCGACGTCGGCACCGCGGGCGACCAGGGCGGCTCCATCCGGATGCCGGCCTCGTGGTGCGGGGTCGTCGGGCACAAGCCCACCTGGGGCCTCGTGCCCTACACCGGCGCGTTCCCGATCGAGCAGACGATCGACCACGTCGGCCCGATCACGCGCACCGTCGCCGAGGCCGCGCTGGTGATGAACGTGATCGCCGGACCGGACGGGCAGGACCCCCGCCAGCCGCGCGACCTCGTGCCCGACGACTACGTCGCCGCGCTGGGCCGCGGGGCCGAGGGCCTGCGCGTCGGCATCCTCACCGAGGGCTTCGGCCTCGCCAACTCCGACCCGGGCGTCGACGCCGCCGTGCGCGCGGCCGCGGAGTCGCTGCGCGGCGCCGGGCTCGTCGTCGAGGACGTGTCGGTGCCCTGGCACCGCCACGGCGCGGCGGTCTGGGACGTCATCTCCGTCGAGGGCGCGGCGTCGCAGATGGTCGACCTCAACGGGTACGGCCTGAACTGGAAGGGCCTCTACGACCCCGAGGTCATGGAGCACTACGGCAACCAGTGGCGCGCCGACGGGAGCCAGTTCTCCGAGACCGTCAAGCTCGTGCTGCTGGCCGGCAGGCACGCGCTCGACACCACCCGCGGCAAGCACTACGGCATGGCGCAGAACCTCGCCTACGAGCTCCGGGCCGCCTACGACGAGGCGCTCTCGCGCTACGACGTGCTGGTCCTGCCCACCACCCCGATCCACGCCACCGCGATCCCCGACCCGGACGCCCCGCGCGAGGAGATCATCGGACGGGCCCTGGAGATGATCGCCAACACCTGCGTCACCGACGTCACGGGCCACCCGGCCTGCAGCGTCCCCGCAGGACTCGTCGACGGACTCCCCACCGGGATGATGATCGTCGGTCGGCAGTTCGACGACGCCACGGTCCTGCGCGTCGCGCACACGTACGAGCAGGCGGTCGGGGGCTTCCCGACGCCCGCAGGAGCAGCAGCAGGGAGCCAGACGTGACCGAGCTCGCGAGGTCGCCATTCAGCGCAGCAACGACGTTCTTGGCGCCGACGAGCGCCAGCGAGGAGGGGTCATGAACGGCGTGCACGATCTGGGCGGTACCGACGGGCTCGGTCCCGTCGAGATCCCGGAGAACGAACCGGTCTACCGGGCGGAGTGGGAGAAGGCGGCGTTCGCCATGTTCTCCATGACGTTCCGCGCCGGCTTCTTCGGCATCGACGCGTTCCGCTACGGCATCGAGCAGATGCACCCGGCCACCTACCTGCTCTCGCCCTACTACGAGCACTGGCTGCACACCATCGAGCACCACGGCATCGAGAAGGGCATGATCGACGAGGCCGAGCTCGACCGGCGCACCCAGCACTACCTGGAGAACCCGGACGCGCCGCTGCCCGCCGAGAAGGAGGACCCCGACCTGCTGGCCTTCGTCGACGGCGTCGTCAAGGCGGGCGCCCCGGCGGGCCGTCCGTCGGACAAGGTCGCGCAGTTCAAGGTCGGCGACCGGGTCACCGTCGCGTCCGACGTGCCGTACGGCCACACCCGCAAGGCCAAGTACGTCCGCGGCCGGACGGGCGAGATCGCGCTGGCGCACGGCACGTTCATCTACCCCGACAGCGCCGGCAACGGCGGGCCCGACGCCCCCGAGCACGTCTACACCGTCAAGTTCACCGCCGAGGAGCTCTGGGGCGCGGAGGCCGCCGATCCCAACGGCACCGTGTACTTCGACGTGTGGGAGCCCTACATCACCCCCGCCAAGCTCACGACCGCCGAGGAGGCCGCCTGATGACTGCCACCGTCCGCACCCAGGAAGAGATCGCCGCGCGCGTCAAGGCGCTCGAGTCGATCCTCATCGAGAAGGGGATCATGACGACGGCGGCGGTCGACCGCCTCGTCGAGATCTACGAGAACGAGGTCGGCCCGCAGCTCGGCGCCGCCGTCGTCGCCAAGGCCTGGACCGACCCGGAGTTCAAGGCGCGCCTGCTCGCGAACGGCACCGAGGCGTGCGCCGAGATGGGCATCGGCGGCCTGCAGGGCGAGGACATGGTCGTCGTCGAGAACACCGACACCGTGCACAACGTCATCACCTGCACGCTGTGCTCCTGCTACCCGTGGCCGGTGCTGGGGCTGCCCCCCAACTGGTACAAGGACCCGGCGTTCCGCGCCCGCATCGTGCGCGAGCCGCGCAAGGTCCTGGGCGACGACTTCGGCTTCGACGTCCCGGACTCCGTCGAGATCCGCGTGTGGGACTCCTCGTCGGAGATGCGCTACTGGATCCTCCCGCAGCGCCCGGCCGGCACCGAGGGCCTCGACGAGAAGGCGCTCGCCGCCCTCGTCACCCGCGACTCAATGATCGGCGTCGGCGCGGCGAAGGCCGCCTGATGGCGCTCCGCCAGGACGCGACCGAGCTGGGTGACGCCCGGCGCCGCGTGGAGACGCTGGTGTGCGACCTCCCCGGAGGGAGCGACGCCGATCGCTCCTTCGACCACCCGTGGGAGGTGCGGGCGTTCGCGATGGCCGTGGCGGCCTACCACTCCGGTCAGTACGAGTGGTCGGAGTTCCAGCTCTCGCTGATCGACTCCATCAAGAAGTGGGAGACCGAGGGCGGCGCGGAGCCGTGGTCGTACTACGAGCACTGGCTCCAGGCGCTGGAGACGGTGCTCGCGGGCAACGGCAAGCTGTCCGAGGCCGTGCTCGACGACCAGACCCGCTCCGTCCTGGCCACCCCGCGCAACGCCAACCACCACGAGGCGCACCGCGAGCCCGTGGCGGTCGACCCCGCCCGGTAGGGCTCCCGACGATCGGCACGGTCCCCGGCACACTGGGGACCGTGCTGATCGTCGTGGACGACCTGACCGGTCCGGGGATCGTCGCGCTGCTCGACGAGCACCTGCGCGACATGCGGGCCACCAGCCCGCCCGAGAGCGTCCACGCGCTCGACCTCGACGGCCTGCGCGACCCCGCCATCACCGTCTGGACGGTCGTCGAGGACGGCGCGGTGGTCGGCTGCGGCGCCCTCAAGGTGCTGGAGCCGGGGCACGCCGAGATCAAGTCGATGCGCACCGCGGCGAGCCACCAGGGCCGCGGGATCGGCACGGCGGTGCTGCGCCACCTGCTCGCGGAGGCCCGCGCCCGCGGGCTGCACCGTCTCAGCCTGGAGACCGGCACGCAGGAGTTCTTCGCGCCGGCCCGCGCCCTCTACGCCCGGCACGGCTTCGTCCCGTGCCCGCCGTTCGCCGGCTACACCGACGACCCGAACAGCGCCTACCTCACCCTGGAGCTGGCACGCTGACCCGGCGCCCCACCCCCGACGACGAGGGAGCCCAGGCTCTGCCGGCCGCCCATCGACCAGACCTACGAGCGGGCCGTCCGCTTCCCCGAGATGGTGCCGCGCGCCGCCGTGTTCGCCGCGACCGCGCGCAAACCCGTCCACGACCAGATCGTCATCGACGATCACCCGTCCCGCACCGGCGCGCAGGCACCGGCGGCGGCCGGATGCGGGTGATCAACGAAACCGCGACACCAGGGTCGTCCGCGCGGCTCTCACGTCACACTCCCGACGATCACCAACCGGCGAACCCGAGGCACAGCCCTGTGATCGGCGAGAATGCGACACCACGGCCTTCCCCGCGACCCTAACGTCACACTCCCGGCGATCACCAGCCCGACCGCGACTGGGATGTGACACCAGCGCCCTCCCCGCGACCACCAGGGCGCACTCCCGACGATCACCCGTCCCGCAGCCGACGCCCAGGACCCTGCGCCGGCCGGCGGCTCAGCGCACCGCCTTGTGGTCAGCGAGAAGGTGACACCACGGCCGTCCCCGCGACCGCGACGTCACACTCCCGGCGATCACCAGCCCGACCGCGACCGGGATGTGGCACCAGCGCCTCCCAGCGACCACCACGGCGTCGGACCCGGCGTTCCGCGGCGGCTCCTACGACGACCCGGCCGAGGTGCGGCTGGGCCTGCGCGTCACGCCGTGACGCGCGCGTCGCGGTCGATGTGGTGGTGGTGGATCCAGTTCTGCGCGTCCCGCCGCACCGTGCGCAGCGCCAGCGGCATGACCGCGTCGCGCAGCACCCGGCCGACCGGGCCGGCGGCCTTCTGGCCGCTGGTCCGGGCACCGGCCCGCACGATCCGCTGCACGCGGTCGCGGCGCAGGCGCTCGAACGCGGCGAACGCGGCGGCCGGGCCGGGCAGGTCGCGCAGGCAGCGCGCGAGCTCCACGGCGTCCTCGACCGCCAGCGACGCGCCCTGCCCGGAGGCGGGTGAGGTCGCGTGCGCCGCGTCGCCGACCAGCACCATGCCGTCGCGGTGCCACCGCCGGACGTGGGGTAGGTCGTGCGACTCCCACCCGTGCAGCTCGCCCGCGGTGGAGTCGACGATCGCGACGGCCGGGCCGCGGTCGTCGGCGAACAGCTCGCG contains these protein-coding regions:
- a CDS encoding helix-turn-helix transcriptional regulator, producing MDRTELAAALRTWRERLDPVDVGLPAGVRRRVRGLRREEVAQLAGVSVDYVTRLEQGRGPHPSESVVAALARALRVSDAEREHLYRLAGAVPPGPGRIRSAVRPSVARLMDRFTDLPAFLMDAKLDVLLWNPMAAALLGDLSALPPAERNAARQSFTGPWRWEEDPDRERLDRAMVSDLRRTAARYPDDPGLRRLVADLRAASPVFARLWDLRELDERHGDTKTIRHRELGPLSLDCNSLLVHADDQILLVYSAAPGTPEAQALDLLRVLGLQNVG
- a CDS encoding ArsR/SmtB family transcription factor; translation: MASDLAFDALADPVRREILAVLAGRDECSAGELSAAISRVGRTAVSSHLRVLRTAGLITERRTGRFRMYSVDPTGPAQDVIRLLQELFQSSLDAARDAAESTTGTDRRAM
- a CDS encoding ABC transporter substrate-binding protein, translating into MGGLALHAQTRIESPPDAVFSLFGAGSGAGWLFDAMCDRLGVGAAVSMQAPLGGESVALLGRITALRAPGSSPGRIDVRLDQPWSGRLRVLFERDGTGTRVRVVTDLDDAGLAWLMRRRGHPVPDRHGPDEHRLGLLTSKSGLGSVFAGATENMAQMAVDEVNADGGIRGRPLHLVVGDDATDAATGAAEAHRLVRAGCRTLLATTTSATFARAAAELGPSGVLLVQTLMNEGGLGSELCVQLGERPGAQLEAAAGPLMRAAGGRRWFLAGNDYVWPHVVHAVAWRVLTERRATIVGEGLAPLGTRDFSPLIERILASGADVVLSSFVGADLVAFERQCHAMGVRARCRSLALTLEENTRERIGDAASAGLWGVSGYFEELPGDANRDFRRRYREAHGRFAPPLSSISESAYEAVHLYAAAARRAGEDEPRVIARELRSSRASFPRGPVTVTGPETVRQDLFVAEAVAGGFAVSPSR
- a CDS encoding amidase, with the translated sequence MPLRPPEPDDLAKAAQQYGLGLDDADLASFSPMVNGLLASWDAVEELYAASAPAMPERPWTRPEAADNPYNAWYVTTSITGSGEGPLAGKTVAVKDNTAVAGVPMMNGSKTMEGYTPLRDATIVTRLLDAGATIAGKSVCEDLCFSGGSHTSRTGAVRNPWNETHSTGGSSSGSAALVASGLVDVGTAGDQGGSIRMPASWCGVVGHKPTWGLVPYTGAFPIEQTIDHVGPITRTVAEAALVMNVIAGPDGQDPRQPRDLVPDDYVAALGRGAEGLRVGILTEGFGLANSDPGVDAAVRAAAESLRGAGLVVEDVSVPWHRHGAAVWDVISVEGAASQMVDLNGYGLNWKGLYDPEVMEHYGNQWRADGSQFSETVKLVLLAGRHALDTTRGKHYGMAQNLAYELRAAYDEALSRYDVLVLPTTPIHATAIPDPDAPREEIIGRALEMIANTCVTDVTGHPACSVPAGLVDGLPTGMMIVGRQFDDATVLRVAHTYEQAVGGFPTPAGAAAGSQT
- the nthB gene encoding nitrile hydratase subunit beta codes for the protein MNGVHDLGGTDGLGPVEIPENEPVYRAEWEKAAFAMFSMTFRAGFFGIDAFRYGIEQMHPATYLLSPYYEHWLHTIEHHGIEKGMIDEAELDRRTQHYLENPDAPLPAEKEDPDLLAFVDGVVKAGAPAGRPSDKVAQFKVGDRVTVASDVPYGHTRKAKYVRGRTGEIALAHGTFIYPDSAGNGGPDAPEHVYTVKFTAEELWGAEAADPNGTVYFDVWEPYITPAKLTTAEEAA
- the nthA gene encoding nitrile hydratase subunit alpha; translation: MTATVRTQEEIAARVKALESILIEKGIMTTAAVDRLVEIYENEVGPQLGAAVVAKAWTDPEFKARLLANGTEACAEMGIGGLQGEDMVVVENTDTVHNVITCTLCSCYPWPVLGLPPNWYKDPAFRARIVREPRKVLGDDFGFDVPDSVEIRVWDSSSEMRYWILPQRPAGTEGLDEKALAALVTRDSMIGVGAAKAA
- a CDS encoding nitrile hydratase accessory protein, which encodes MALRQDATELGDARRRVETLVCDLPGGSDADRSFDHPWEVRAFAMAVAAYHSGQYEWSEFQLSLIDSIKKWETEGGAEPWSYYEHWLQALETVLAGNGKLSEAVLDDQTRSVLATPRNANHHEAHREPVAVDPAR
- a CDS encoding GNAT family N-acetyltransferase, producing MLIVVDDLTGPGIVALLDEHLRDMRATSPPESVHALDLDGLRDPAITVWTVVEDGAVVGCGALKVLEPGHAEIKSMRTAASHQGRGIGTAVLRHLLAEARARGLHRLSLETGTQEFFAPARALYARHGFVPCPPFAGYTDDPNSAYLTLELAR